In Nocardia sp. NBC_00403, one DNA window encodes the following:
- a CDS encoding SMI1/KNR4 family protein, with protein sequence MPWPGDGQDAGASDAQGDPELAVARFHEYLQSRATILGRPDQLRPPVSAAALAAAERRIGQPLPADLRALYLIADGEMDTNTGSLFGGKAWMPLGMVVATLEEERDLYATMTKQFGWDLAWDWVILDAQPPETVRRCGGHPGWIPIGTDLTGNYMAVDVAPARHGHPGQIILTGGDYSDGPVYVADSVTSLLGHYLTALELEQFEIYRSGDAISISAPDYGMGPRLLIGGTEILDDVTPTLQLVTLSGSSLIDLAPLAAAPNLRRLHVWCPVRDLAPIQHLPIESLHIKLANADLGDLDGHRALTSLAVETTAFVDITPLRTVSTLRSLDLSKAEIRDLSVLADLPELRYLALRPYQWEILLDQGKLPATLAAARLIDDSPSLDKTVAWSQRLGIPASEVFRLSGQLR encoded by the coding sequence ATGCCGTGGCCCGGCGACGGGCAGGACGCTGGGGCATCCGATGCACAAGGCGATCCCGAGCTCGCAGTAGCACGGTTCCACGAGTATCTGCAGAGCCGTGCGACGATCTTGGGGCGGCCCGATCAACTACGACCGCCGGTATCGGCAGCGGCGCTCGCGGCCGCCGAGCGCCGCATCGGTCAACCGCTACCCGCTGACCTGCGGGCGTTGTACTTGATCGCCGACGGCGAAATGGACACCAACACAGGGAGTTTGTTCGGTGGCAAAGCGTGGATGCCGCTCGGAATGGTTGTCGCGACTCTCGAGGAGGAGAGAGACCTATACGCGACCATGACAAAGCAATTCGGCTGGGATCTGGCCTGGGATTGGGTCATTCTCGATGCCCAACCGCCAGAAACTGTTCGACGCTGTGGAGGCCATCCTGGGTGGATACCGATCGGTACCGACCTGACCGGCAACTACATGGCGGTGGACGTGGCTCCGGCCCGTCACGGTCACCCTGGCCAGATCATCCTCACTGGTGGCGATTATTCCGACGGCCCAGTCTATGTCGCCGATTCGGTAACCTCGTTGCTGGGCCACTATCTGACTGCGCTCGAACTGGAACAGTTCGAGATATACCGATCCGGTGACGCGATCTCCATCTCGGCCCCTGACTACGGGATGGGTCCCAGGCTGCTCATAGGCGGAACCGAGATCCTCGACGATGTCACACCGACCCTTCAGCTGGTCACCCTCAGCGGCTCGAGCCTGATCGATCTGGCCCCGCTGGCTGCCGCACCGAACCTGCGGCGCCTACATGTGTGGTGCCCCGTTCGAGACCTCGCTCCGATTCAGCATCTGCCTATTGAATCGCTGCACATCAAGTTGGCCAATGCGGATCTCGGCGATCTCGACGGACATCGCGCCCTCACGTCCTTGGCCGTGGAGACCACGGCCTTTGTCGATATCACCCCGCTACGCACCGTCTCGACCCTTCGCAGCTTGGATCTCTCGAAGGCCGAGATCCGGGACTTGAGCGTATTGGCTGATCTGCCGGAACTACGCTACTTGGCTCTCCGGCCATATCAGTGGGAAATCCTCCTGGACCAAGGAAAACTTCCCGCCACTCTCGCCGCCGCTCGGCTGATCGACGACTCCCCGTCTCTGGATAAAACCGTGGCATGGTCACAGCGCCTAGGCATCCCGGCGAGTGAGGTATTCCGCCTTTCCGGCCAGCTCAGGTGA
- a CDS encoding MFS transporter: protein MRLVLALVSVSQFMVILDASIVNIALATIQHDLGFTATGLAWVVDGYLITVAGFMLLAGRATDLFGERRMLVGGLALFTASSLTGGLAGAPQILVAARVAQGVGAAMMAPATLTVVNTRFTEKRTRARAFGVWSAAGGVGGMMGALAGGVITTGLSWRWVFLINVPIGAVLIALASITLSNKQTRRSESLDLSGAITATAGLAALIYGVMQTTDHVWTSPRVLGPIGAGLLLLAVFAVAEARFAAEPLMPLQLFRIRRVTVGVGMLTLLGGISIAMWCFTPLFLQNVLGYNSLHAGLGQTPAAMTFLIVARAAATLLPRTGPRPLVLTGCGCLLTGFGWLAQADTASGYLFGVLGPTLLVAVGIGLTFPTLMATATVDALDSDTGIVSSLATTGNQVGGSIGLAALSAVAGAKVAREAVNSLSAVAAGYDLVFLLAAGLACAIAVASVLLPPNQRNRPLTR, encoded by the coding sequence ATGCGGTTGGTTCTGGCGCTGGTTTCGGTCAGCCAGTTCATGGTCATCCTCGACGCGTCCATCGTGAACATCGCGTTGGCGACGATCCAACACGATCTAGGCTTCACCGCCACCGGTTTGGCCTGGGTGGTGGACGGCTACCTGATCACCGTCGCCGGATTCATGTTGCTGGCCGGCCGGGCCACCGATCTGTTCGGCGAACGTCGGATGCTGGTCGGCGGGTTGGCTTTGTTCACTGCATCGAGTCTGACCGGTGGTCTGGCGGGTGCGCCGCAGATACTGGTGGCAGCCCGCGTAGCACAGGGCGTGGGTGCGGCGATGATGGCACCGGCGACGTTGACGGTGGTCAACACCAGGTTCACCGAAAAGCGTACGCGGGCGAGGGCTTTCGGTGTCTGGTCTGCTGCGGGTGGCGTGGGCGGGATGATGGGCGCGCTCGCGGGCGGAGTCATCACTACCGGCCTCTCGTGGCGGTGGGTCTTCCTGATCAACGTGCCGATCGGCGCGGTTCTGATCGCACTGGCGTCAATTACATTGTCCAACAAGCAAACCCGCCGGAGCGAATCGCTCGACCTCAGCGGTGCGATCACGGCAACGGCAGGGCTGGCCGCCCTGATATACGGAGTGATGCAAACCACCGATCACGTCTGGACGTCGCCCCGGGTACTCGGTCCGATCGGAGCGGGGCTCCTGCTGCTCGCGGTCTTTGCCGTGGCAGAGGCGCGCTTTGCAGCCGAGCCGCTGATGCCCTTGCAGCTCTTCCGAATCCGGCGAGTAACCGTCGGAGTCGGCATGCTGACGCTGCTCGGCGGAATTTCCATCGCGATGTGGTGTTTCACGCCGCTGTTCCTGCAGAACGTGCTGGGCTACAACTCACTTCACGCCGGACTCGGGCAAACACCGGCCGCGATGACCTTCCTAATTGTCGCGCGAGCGGCTGCGACGCTGCTACCGCGAACAGGGCCGCGCCCGCTGGTGCTGACCGGATGTGGTTGTCTCCTGACCGGTTTCGGCTGGCTCGCCCAAGCCGACACCGCTAGCGGCTACCTCTTCGGCGTGCTCGGTCCGACGTTGCTCGTCGCGGTCGGCATCGGGCTGACCTTTCCAACGCTCATGGCTACGGCAACGGTCGATGCCCTCGACAGCGACACCGGGATTGTCAGCAGCCTCGCAACCACCGGCAATCAAGTGGGCGGCTCGATCGGCCTGGCTGCACTCTCCGCTGTAGCCGGGGCCAAAGTGGCGCGGGAAGCGGTAAACTCCCTTTCCGCCGTCGCTGCTGGTTATGATTTGGTCTTCTTGCTGGCGGCCGGGCTCGCCTGCGCCATTGCCGTTGCGAGCGTGTTACTGCCGCCCAATCAACGGAATCGACCGCTTACTCGCTGA
- a CDS encoding helix-turn-helix transcriptional regulator yields the protein MMEMHFETASQVEPVGQSDVGVSPESTRKHGLIGQLIGRKEELDRIDRWMRRTTTGRGGIVILEGEPGIGKTALLAAATRVATARGVRVLRGEAKELEQRVPFATLSAIAAASGERPPVTVRPDMNPDSVAIGQEMAMVESLVTAFKDSCRSGPTVLILDDVQWADPSSLLTLQRLGESVGELSLSIVLALRPLPRDKSLSCVLGQFESWGAEQLRLGPMNDAEVAALVEDSLGLPAGPRLSAAVSGAAGNPLYVIELVAGLMQAGLIELGEIRPDPATFKAKGPGEIRLPESLTDVIVRRLDYLPAQSRQVLPMAAALGPGVEAIELSSVLGAALIDVWNVISVAVEAGILVRAGSDLVFRHDLIRQVLADQLPPSTRTTLQLRAARVLMSMEAPVERVATYLLAGDAPLDSGSLDWLIEVAERLTVRAPELAVGLLDQAIGSPTLDTARCDVLRLWHVRALLWSGNPGKAEVVARRTLSDDAASAGQEPAASNQLHWLLAHACFAQGNVAAAVAVAESVLARPGLTPLQQGQYHGFRALSYLLLRRRDIVEDASALAISTGEACAEPIAWGLGAFALGLLRYHQGFLGEAQELGDRLVRSYEHSGRRRLSNIDPYSLSGRCLTELDQYAAAEKTFTLAIRLSESTSGMYLGSIRLDLARMHYLEGRWDDALADVRICQDGPDIFGYAAATECFVALVAVRRGTFIGAPESLPTPDDRLGSRNSRHLRPWVHALVCEAQGRPDQALEAASDICDELAEPAASVAVYPLYPDLARLAVMTNRLDIASKVTAAAEALEARYFTHSRHATAALCRGLAESSIELVAEAVESFRCAGRPWYEGQANENLAVLLASNGRLDEARSALERAIELYTRFEAEWDIARAEARLRDFGIRRGRRGPRNRPKTGWDALTPTERKVVALIAQGRSNSDIATRMFLSPRTVQSHVSSILTKLNLQSRVQVAIGLAGQSS from the coding sequence ATGATGGAAATGCACTTCGAGACCGCGTCGCAGGTCGAACCAGTGGGACAGTCCGACGTTGGTGTGTCTCCCGAATCCACTCGCAAGCACGGACTGATCGGCCAGCTGATCGGTCGCAAGGAGGAACTCGACCGGATCGACCGGTGGATGCGAAGAACGACGACAGGGCGTGGCGGGATTGTCATTCTCGAAGGCGAACCAGGCATCGGCAAGACCGCGCTGCTGGCGGCGGCCACGCGAGTGGCGACCGCGCGCGGTGTGAGAGTTCTTCGCGGCGAAGCCAAAGAGCTCGAACAGCGCGTACCGTTCGCCACTCTGAGCGCCATCGCAGCGGCTTCAGGCGAGCGCCCCCCGGTAACTGTACGACCGGACATGAACCCCGACAGCGTGGCGATCGGTCAAGAGATGGCGATGGTCGAGTCCTTGGTTACGGCCTTCAAGGACAGTTGCAGGTCGGGGCCCACAGTGTTGATCTTGGATGATGTGCAATGGGCCGATCCGTCGAGTCTGCTGACGTTGCAGCGCCTAGGCGAATCCGTTGGTGAGCTTTCACTTTCGATAGTTCTCGCGCTTCGGCCGTTACCGCGCGATAAGAGTCTGTCATGCGTGCTCGGTCAATTCGAGTCGTGGGGTGCAGAGCAGCTGCGGCTCGGTCCGATGAACGATGCGGAAGTGGCCGCGTTAGTGGAAGACTCCCTCGGCTTGCCCGCCGGACCGCGGTTGTCCGCCGCCGTCTCGGGTGCTGCCGGAAATCCGCTGTACGTCATCGAACTGGTGGCTGGATTGATGCAGGCCGGCTTGATCGAACTCGGCGAGATCAGACCCGACCCAGCGACATTCAAGGCAAAAGGACCTGGTGAAATCCGGCTGCCTGAATCGCTGACCGATGTGATTGTGCGCAGGCTGGATTATCTACCTGCGCAGTCACGGCAGGTTCTGCCTATGGCGGCGGCCTTGGGGCCAGGTGTCGAGGCGATCGAGCTGTCGTCGGTGCTTGGAGCGGCACTCATCGACGTGTGGAACGTCATCAGTGTGGCGGTCGAGGCGGGAATCCTGGTTCGTGCCGGTTCGGACTTGGTATTCCGGCACGATCTGATCCGCCAAGTTCTGGCCGATCAACTCCCGCCGTCGACACGCACGACGCTGCAGTTGCGGGCGGCGCGTGTCTTGATGTCGATGGAGGCGCCGGTCGAGCGCGTCGCGACCTATCTGCTGGCAGGCGATGCGCCGCTGGATAGTGGCAGTTTGGACTGGCTGATCGAAGTTGCGGAGAGACTGACGGTTCGCGCTCCTGAGCTGGCAGTAGGTCTGCTCGATCAGGCCATCGGGTCTCCGACGCTGGACACCGCACGCTGCGATGTGCTGCGACTGTGGCATGTCAGGGCGCTGTTGTGGAGCGGAAATCCTGGCAAGGCAGAGGTAGTAGCGCGGCGGACATTGTCGGACGATGCCGCCTCGGCAGGTCAGGAACCAGCGGCCAGCAATCAGCTCCACTGGCTGTTGGCTCACGCGTGCTTCGCCCAAGGAAACGTGGCCGCTGCCGTCGCTGTCGCCGAATCCGTCCTTGCCCGGCCTGGCCTCACGCCGTTACAACAGGGCCAGTATCACGGGTTCCGCGCCTTGTCCTATCTGCTTCTCAGGCGCCGAGATATCGTCGAAGACGCGTCGGCATTGGCGATTTCGACTGGTGAAGCCTGCGCGGAGCCCATCGCGTGGGGACTGGGTGCCTTTGCGCTTGGCCTACTGCGGTATCACCAGGGATTTCTCGGTGAAGCGCAGGAACTCGGCGATCGGCTGGTTCGAAGCTACGAACACAGTGGCCGCCGGCGACTTTCCAACATCGACCCGTACTCGCTGAGCGGTCGGTGCCTGACCGAGCTCGACCAGTACGCGGCGGCAGAGAAGACGTTCACACTGGCAATTCGATTGAGCGAAAGCACCTCCGGGATGTATCTCGGGTCCATTCGGCTGGATTTGGCGCGCATGCACTACTTGGAAGGCCGCTGGGACGACGCCCTCGCCGATGTCCGAATCTGCCAGGACGGACCGGACATCTTCGGATATGCCGCAGCCACCGAGTGCTTTGTCGCTCTCGTTGCAGTGCGCCGTGGCACCTTCATCGGTGCTCCCGAGTCGCTCCCTACACCAGACGACCGGCTGGGCAGTCGCAATTCTCGCCATCTGCGTCCCTGGGTCCATGCGCTGGTGTGCGAGGCCCAAGGCCGTCCGGATCAGGCGCTGGAAGCGGCGTCGGACATCTGCGATGAACTCGCCGAACCGGCGGCTTCCGTCGCGGTGTATCCGCTGTATCCGGATCTGGCGCGGCTGGCAGTTATGACCAACAGGCTCGATATTGCCAGCAAGGTCACCGCCGCTGCGGAAGCGCTGGAAGCGCGTTACTTCACACACAGTCGCCACGCGACTGCGGCGTTGTGCCGTGGGCTGGCCGAGAGCAGCATCGAACTTGTAGCCGAGGCCGTAGAGTCATTCCGGTGTGCCGGTCGGCCTTGGTATGAAGGACAGGCGAACGAAAACCTCGCCGTCTTGCTCGCGAGCAATGGCCGACTGGACGAGGCTCGGTCGGCACTGGAAAGAGCGATCGAACTGTACACCCGCTTCGAGGCCGAATGGGACATTGCGCGGGCCGAGGCACGTCTACGCGATTTCGGGATACGGCGCGGTCGCCGCGGGCCCCGCAACCGGCCCAAGACGGGCTGGGATGCGCTGACGCCAACCGAGAGGAAGGTCGTCGCGCTGATTGCGCAGGGACGGTCGAATTCCGATATCGCGACCAGGATGTTCCTGTCCCCGCGCACTGTGCAGTCACACGTCTCCAGCATTCTGACGAAGCTGAATCTGCAGTCGCGGGTCCAAGTGGCGATCGGCTTGGCCGGGCAGAGCTCGTAA
- a CDS encoding TetR/AcrR family transcriptional regulator, translating into MTPRPVSGDSSTRSHILDAAERLVQSRGFNGFSYADIAAELSISKPALHYHFPGKAGLGLALIRRYEHRFFEALSAVDEQSAPQRLEYYASLYIGVLREQRMCLCGMLAAEYTTLSDPMQRSVVHFFDRNEAWLSEVLTQGRREGTLTFAGSPHQRAHVIIGSLEGAMLVSRLYGNLDILQTTATHLLMGLAPVTAGEITSSTM; encoded by the coding sequence ATGACGCCACGCCCCGTGAGCGGCGACAGCAGCACCCGGTCGCACATCCTCGACGCAGCCGAACGACTCGTGCAGAGTCGCGGGTTCAACGGATTCAGTTACGCGGACATCGCCGCCGAACTGTCGATCTCCAAACCCGCTCTGCACTATCACTTTCCAGGCAAGGCGGGACTCGGCCTGGCACTCATCCGACGGTACGAGCACCGCTTCTTCGAGGCACTGTCGGCCGTCGACGAGCAGAGCGCTCCTCAGCGGCTCGAATACTATGCGAGCCTGTATATCGGCGTCCTGCGCGAACAACGAATGTGCTTGTGCGGCATGCTCGCTGCCGAATACACGACGTTGTCCGATCCGATGCAGAGGTCGGTGGTCCATTTCTTCGACCGAAACGAAGCATGGCTCTCCGAAGTTCTGACACAGGGCAGGAGAGAAGGCACGCTCACCTTCGCCGGATCGCCGCACCAGAGGGCGCACGTCATCATTGGCTCTCTTGAAGGAGCGATGCTCGTCTCCCGACTATACGGCAATCTCGACATTCTGCAGACGACAGCGACCCATCTGCTGATGGGACTCGCACCCGTCACTGCGGGTGAAATCACCAGCTCCACAATGTGA
- the kynA gene encoding tryptophan 2,3-dioxygenase: MEDTIVNSARMRPRGDGASVSCPSSGEHTRYGTPRMPSGADQPVGADNATLDFPNAMSYGDYLSLGAILSAQQPLSPDPNELLFIIQHQTTELWMKLVLHELRVALEAIHRDELSPALKVLARVARIFEQLVQAWNVLATLTPSEYSAIRPYLAQSSGFQSYQYRQLEFLLGNKNSHLLRPHADRPEVLAQVRAMLDAPSLYDEVIRLLARRGFPIAPARLERDWAQPTQHDQTVEDAWIEVYRKPQKHWELYAMAEQLVDLEDMLRQWRFRHVTTVERIIGFKRGTGGTSGVTYLRKVVDVTLFPELWHVRTVV; encoded by the coding sequence ATGGAGGACACGATCGTGAATTCTGCCCGGATGCGACCGCGCGGCGACGGCGCATCGGTGAGCTGCCCGTCCTCGGGCGAGCACACCAGATACGGAACGCCGCGCATGCCAAGCGGCGCCGACCAGCCCGTCGGCGCCGACAACGCGACACTCGATTTTCCGAATGCGATGAGCTACGGCGACTATCTGTCTCTCGGGGCGATCCTGAGCGCACAGCAACCGCTGTCGCCGGATCCCAACGAGCTGCTGTTCATCATCCAGCATCAGACGACCGAGCTGTGGATGAAGCTTGTACTTCACGAGCTTCGTGTGGCACTCGAGGCGATCCATCGCGACGAGCTGTCACCCGCGTTGAAGGTGCTCGCTCGGGTGGCGCGGATCTTCGAGCAGCTCGTCCAGGCGTGGAACGTGCTCGCCACGCTGACGCCGTCGGAGTACTCGGCGATACGGCCGTATCTCGCGCAGTCGTCTGGATTCCAGTCCTATCAGTATCGGCAGCTCGAATTTCTGCTCGGCAACAAGAACTCACACCTGCTCCGTCCGCATGCGGACAGGCCGGAGGTCCTCGCGCAAGTGCGCGCGATGCTCGACGCGCCGTCGTTGTACGACGAAGTGATCCGCCTGCTCGCTCGGCGCGGATTTCCGATTGCGCCCGCGCGGCTCGAGCGAGATTGGGCGCAGCCGACGCAGCACGACCAAACGGTTGAAGATGCGTGGATCGAGGTGTATCGCAAGCCGCAGAAACACTGGGAGCTGTATGCGATGGCCGAGCAACTCGTCGACCTCGAGGATATGTTGCGGCAATGGCGCTTCCGTCACGTGACGACAGTCGAACGCATCATCGGTTTCAAGCGGGGGACCGGCGGAACGAGCGGCGTGACCTATCTGCGGAAGGTTGTGGACGTCACGCTTTTTCCAGAGCTCTGGCACGTGAGGACGGTTGTTTGA
- a CDS encoding menaquinone biosynthetic enzyme MqnA/MqnD family protein, which yields MTVASPEWLSGALATDRLDIGPISAFEFLWHADDLTAFSGIAVGCNGPVISCLIISTVPVEDLDGATAALGSTSRTSVQLAQLLLREAVGVRCRYVTCSPDVEAMVRVATGAVIIGDVASSAAGEAARRGRYVYDLGRMWHDWTGLPFVFAVVAARRSSWTVISRSFTRSIATCSRHAMWRSRRSAVRLLCGRRWTKPRCVVTTRRRWTFVRPVAARRRRRVRPSDRAVSLPVAWLRSCVPQYGGCLTIPVFLVSVTPIGEKGGLGCLRDLAPERCPGNFGDRVGVELPGMLLAFDCATTEFDRGENFPSSRRPTRTMKRIDADRSGDPEIAIAFGFEYGEMGCSWDCGDHRLAQGISRPTSTLAYGWVCALASPAGGALEFRSFAV from the coding sequence CTGACGGTTGCGTCGCCGGAGTGGCTCAGCGGCGCGCTCGCGACCGATCGACTCGACATCGGTCCGATCAGCGCATTCGAGTTCCTCTGGCATGCCGACGATCTGACCGCGTTCTCGGGCATTGCAGTGGGCTGCAACGGGCCGGTGATTTCGTGTCTGATCATCAGCACAGTGCCGGTGGAGGATCTGGACGGTGCGACGGCCGCGCTCGGAAGTACCAGCCGTACGTCCGTGCAGTTGGCGCAACTCTTGCTGCGTGAAGCCGTCGGTGTCCGATGCCGGTATGTGACATGTTCGCCGGACGTGGAGGCGATGGTGCGGGTCGCCACGGGAGCAGTGATCATCGGCGATGTCGCCTCGAGTGCGGCCGGTGAAGCGGCCCGCCGAGGCCGTTATGTCTACGATCTCGGCCGAATGTGGCATGACTGGACGGGTTTGCCGTTCGTGTTCGCGGTTGTCGCCGCGCGGCGGTCTTCCTGGACCGTCATCTCGAGATCGTTCACGCGGTCCATCGCGACCTGCTCACGCCACGCGATGTGGCGCTCGAGGAGATCTGCCGTGAGGTTGCTCTGTGGGAGACGGTGGACGAAGCCACGCTGCGTCGTTACTACACGGCGGCGCTGGACTTTCGTCCGACCAGTGGCAGCGCGACGGCGTCGCCGAGTTCGCCCGTCGGACCGGGCTGTGTCGCTGCCGGTTGCCTGGCTACGTTCCTGCGTTCCGCAGTATGGCGGATGTCTCACCATTCCGGTTTTCCTAGTCTCGGTGACGCCGATAGGTGAGAAAGGAGGCCTCGGCTGCTTGCGAGATCTCGCACCCGAGCGGTGCCCAGGCAACTTCGGCGACCGCGTAGGGGTTGAGCTTCCAGGCATGCTCCTAGCGTTTGATTGCGCTACAACAGAATTCGATCGAGGCGAAAATTTCCCGAGCTCGCGTCGGCCCACTCGAACAATGAAGCGTATCGACGCCGACAGGTCGGGCGACCCTGAAATTGCCATCGCATTTGGCTTTGAATACGGGGAAATGGGTTGTTCCTGGGACTGTGGCGATCACCGTCTGGCACAGGGCATTTCGCGTCCGACGAGCACTTTGGCCTACGGCTGGGTGTGTGCGCTCGCGTCACCGGCGGGCGGTGCACTCGAATTTCGATCATTCGCAGTTTGA